From Nymphaea colorata isolate Beijing-Zhang1983 chromosome 6, ASM883128v2, whole genome shotgun sequence, a single genomic window includes:
- the LOC116256828 gene encoding probable polygalacturonase At1g80170: MNREDGMVGVCRATTLLNYFVNSLVYILVASSVECSTTSEFESLLELPRSHKRPQDRVKSVTHVSVKDFGAKGDGYTSDTEAFKRAWKIACSFSPAVLEVPRGETFVVGPIDFPGGCSSKVSLLIYGKIVAPEEPGLWEGWNPRRWLYFHGVDRLTIKGGGTINGRGSKWWDRSCKINSSNPCEPAPTAITFHRSKKLYIKNLELLNSQQMHMAFTECYNVKVTGLKVTAPPESPNTDGIHISASSQISVKNVAIMTGDDCISITTNSSKVRLRNVTCGPGHGISIGSLGRNNSWAEVHDVLVDGAFLNNTDNGVRIKTWQGGTGFVEQVTFRNIVMENVSNPIIIDQYYCDSFVPCPNQTTNVKVNGVTFSNINGTSATIEAIRFTCSDSFPCQNLYLEDIQLKQALGEPAEAFCWNASGRSSGSVCPSPCFDMPFISTFGTSARHSSQ; encoded by the exons atgaacaGAGAAGACGGAATGGTTGGGGTCTGCAGGGCTACCACTTTATTGAATTACTTTGTCAATTCCTTAGTCTATATTTTAGTCGCTTCTTCTGTAGAATGCAGCACCACCAGCGAGTTCGAATCTCTTCTCGAGCTCCCTCGATCTCACAAACGGCCACAGGACCGTGTCAAATCGGTGACCCATGTTTCTGTAAAGGATTTCGGAGCAAAAGGAGATGGGTACACGTCTGATACGGAG GCGTTTAAGCGAGCTTGGAAAATCGCTTGCTCCTTCTCCCCCGCGGTTCTTGAGGTCCCAAGAGGAGAGACGTTTGTGGTTGGCCCAATCGACTTCCCTGGAGGTTGTTCATCTAAAGTTTCTCTGTTG ATTTATGGTAAAATAGTTGCTCCAGAGGAGCCAGGTTTGTGGGAAGGATGGAATCCGAGGAGGTGGTTATACTTCCATGGGGTTGATCGCCTTACTATTAAAGGAGGAGGAACCATAAATGGCAGGGGATCAAAATGGTGGGACAGATCTTGCAAGATCAATTCCAGCAAT CCATGTGAACCTGCTCCTACG GCCATAACTTTCCACAGATCAAAGAAGTTGTATATCAAGAATTTAGAACTTCTAAACAGTCAGCAAATGCATATGGCATTCACAGAATGTTATAATGTGAAGGTTACTGGTTTAAAAGTTACAGCTCCACCAGAAAGTCCCAACACTGATGGTATCCACATAAGCGCATCCAGCCAAATTTCAGTAAAAAATGTGGCTATTATGACAG GTGATGATTGCATTTCCATAACAACCAATTCTTCAAAGGTTCGACTAAGAAATGTAACATGTGGACCTGGCCATGGTATAAG CATTGGGAGCTTGGGCAGGAACAATTCATGGGCCGAGGTCCATGATGTGCTTGTTGATGGAGCCTTTTTGAACAACACAGACAATGGCGTCAGAATCAAGACTTGGCAG GGAGGCACTGGTTTCGTCGAACAAGTCACATTCAGGAACATAGTGATGGAGAACGTATCAAATCCAATAATTATTGACCAGTATTATTGTGATTCATTTGTTCCATGCCCCAACCAG ACCACGAATGTAAAGGTGAACGGGGTTACCTTTTCTAATATCAATGGAACATCAGCCACCATTGAAGCAATCAGGTTCACATGCAGCGACAGTTTTCCTTGTCAAAATCTGTATTTAGAAGATATTCAGTTAAAACAAGCTTTAGGCGAACCTGCAGAAGCATTCTGTTGGAATGCCTCAGGGCGAAGCTCAGGGTCTGTATGTCCTTCTCCTTGTTTTGATATGCCTTTTATAAGTACATTTGGAACATCCGCCCGTCATAGCTCTCAGTAA
- the LOC116256774 gene encoding uncharacterized protein LOC116256774 — protein sequence MSLTGVRMSEEVWLTCLTHALSTEKEEVMGLLLGDIQYGRNGSATALIWGASPQPRSDRRKDRVETNPEQLAAASAQAERMSLATGKTTRVIGWYHSHPHITVLPSHVDVRTQGMYQLLDSGFIGLIFSCFSEDAQKVGRIQVIAFQSLDGKQKSFSRSQNPNPTSGGPIINVESSWSSSESLSSASASARDESAFQDTSDSRNVTRSAKGAGKNISPSDLEEFFAHADVNQAGRGKLKSEPLSPYTHNDTVQQTVDIDPMDMTAGMQEAMHRSNLDMSGAEYTRKEVPLQVVPSSSLLKLDSPLTSFIDMQTMLFEEEKTAYNQAVSQCKWDGKIHPLAFIHHTSTYHASLCKLMEYCLSPAIVSLQHQLKENDVRLSLLKEEAEALEIEALNRAGSPILSAAGSLTSGVRMLPSVGREQSASPERAANVRSPVGMTSSRSRRGY from the exons ATGTCATTGACGGGAGTGAGAATGTCTGAGGAGGTTTGGCTAACGTGCCTCACTCATGCATTGTCTACGGAGAAGGAGGAAGTCATGGGCCTTCTTCTTGGGGACATTCAG TATGGTAGAAACGGTAGTGCAACGGCTCTTATATGGGGAGCATCGCCACAGCCTAGATCTGATCGTCGGAAGGATAGAGTGGAGACAAATCCTGAACAGTTGGCAGCCGCATCAGCTCAGGCTGAA AGAATGTCCTTGGCAACAGGGAAGACGACACGTGTAATTGGATGGTATCACTCACATCCTCATATTACAGTTCTTCCATCCCATGTTG ATGTTCGAACTCAGGGGATGTATCAACTTCTAGATTCTGGCTTCATTGGCTtgatattttcatgttttagcGAGGATGCACAGAAG GTGGGGAGAATCCAGGTTATTGCTTTTCAATCTTTGGATGGTAAGCAAAAAAGCTTTTCAAGGTCTCAAAATCCTAATCCAACCAGTGGGGGCCCGATTATAAATGTCGAGTCATCTTGGAGCTCATCAGAAAGTCTGTCATCGGCATCTGCATCTGCCCGGGATGAAAGTGCCTTCCAAGATACTTCTGATTCTCGAAATGTAACTAGAAGTGCTAAG GGTGCTGGGAAGAATATTTCTCCATCAGATTTGGAGGAATTTTTTGCTCATGCAGATGTCAATCAAGCAGGGAGGGGAAAGCTAAAATCAGAGCCTCTCTCACCTTATACCCACAATGACACCGTACAACAAACAGTTGATATTGATCCTATGGATATGACCGCTGGTATGCAAGAGGCCATGCATCGCTCAAATTTAGATATGAG TGGTGCTGAGTACACGAGGAAAGAAGTTCCTCTTCAAGTTGTTCCAAGCTCTTCACTTCTGAAGCTTGATTCTCCTTTGACATCATTCATTGATATGCAAACCATGTTGTTTGAGGAAGAAAAGACAGCATACAATCAAGCAGTTTCTCAGTGCAAATG GGACGGGAAGATTCATCCTCTTGCCTTCATTCACCACACCTCAACCTACCATGCCTCGTTATGCAAATTGATGGAGTACTG TTTGAGTCCTGCTATTGTTTCACTACAGCACCAGTTGAAGGAGAATGATGTTAGG CTATCGTTGCTGAAGGAGGAAGCAGAGGCTTTAGAGATTGAAGCTTTAAATCGAGCTGGTAGTCCTATCCTGAGTGCTGCTGGGTCTTTGACGAGTGGTGTTCGGATGCTGCCTTCAGTTGGGAGGGAACAAAGTGCTTCACCTGAGCGTGCTGCTAATGTTAGGAGCCCTGTTGGCATGACTTCTAGTCGAAGTAGAAGGGGTTACTAG
- the LOC116256395 gene encoding early nodulin-93-like produces the protein MGVDQSAAKPGNSSTCTISCPLEMNTGLGYYMDQRVARARRYAHEGVVAGAKAAIMATAASAIPTLASVRMFPWARRNLNPTAQALIISTVAGAAYFVVADKKVLASARKNSFRNAQE, from the exons ATGGGTGTTGATCAGTCTGCAGCTAAACCAGGAAACTCCAGTACCTGCACCATTTCGTGCCCATTGGAGATGAATACTGGTTTAGGATATTACATGGACCAAAGGGTCGCCCGGGCGAGACGCTATGCTCATG AGGGAGTGGTCGCGGGAGCTAAAGCGGCTATCATggctactgctgccagtgccaTCCCCAct TTGGCCAGCGTAAGAATGTTCCCTTGGGCGAGGCGCAACCTCAACCCCACGGCTCAGGCCCTCATCATATCCACTG TGGCAGGAGCGGCATACTTCGTTGTAGCAGACAAGAAAGTGCTGGCTTCTGCAAGGAAGAACTCCTTTCGAAATGCCCAAGAATGA
- the LOC116256396 gene encoding early nodulin-93-like gives MAVDRSAAKPGNPSTGTISCPLEMNTGLGYYMDQRVARARRYAHEGVVAGAKAAVMATAASAIPTLASVRMFPWARRNLNPTAQALIISTVAGAAYFVVADKKVLASARKNSFRNAQE, from the exons ATGGCTGTTGATCGGTCTGCAGCTAAACCAGGAAACCCTAGTACCGGCACCATTTCGTGTCCATTGGAGATGAATACTGGTTTAGGATATTACATGGACCAAAGGGTTGCCCGGGCGAGGCGCTATGCTCATG AGGGAGTGGTCGCGGGAGCTAAAGCAGCTGTCATggctactgctgccagtgccaTCCCTACT TTGGCCAGCGTAAGAATGTTCCCTTGGGCCAGGCGCAACCTCAACCCCACGGCTCAGGCACTCATCATATCCACTG TGGCAGGAGCGGCATACTTCGTTGTAGCAGACAAGAAAGTGCTGGCTTCTGCAAGGAAGAACTCCTTTCGAAATGCCCAAGAATGA